A DNA window from Acidobacteriota bacterium contains the following coding sequences:
- a CDS encoding gluconate 2-dehydrogenase subunit 3 family protein: MKRREFFGRSLWGSLTAALAGAAQVQAREFPPGYDASAELASAGWKPVFLDAHQDDTLIRLSDLIIPETDTPGAKAALVNRFIDKLLASESRETQSRFLDSLAWFDGECLRRYGAAFLHLPAESQLEFLNFVAYPHKLVTWKDNRSEFPGHDHFLNLKDWISRAFYNSEAGLKELGWSEDAMSGSFPGCPHPEGFHK; this comes from the coding sequence ATGAAGCGCCGCGAATTCTTTGGACGATCCCTCTGGGGGTCACTGACGGCGGCCCTGGCCGGGGCGGCGCAGGTTCAAGCTCGGGAATTTCCTCCCGGTTACGACGCCTCGGCCGAGTTGGCCTCGGCTGGCTGGAAACCTGTTTTCCTGGATGCCCACCAAGACGACACGCTGATCCGGCTGAGCGACCTCATCATTCCCGAGACCGACACCCCTGGGGCCAAGGCCGCTCTCGTCAACCGCTTCATCGACAAACTCCTGGCCAGCGAGTCCCGGGAAACGCAGAGCCGGTTCCTGGACAGCCTGGCCTGGTTCGACGGGGAGTGCCTGAGACGCTACGGCGCGGCCTTCCTCCACCTTCCCGCCGAGAGCCAACTGGAGTTTCTCAATTTCGTCGCCTATCCCCACAAGCTGGTGACGTGGAAGGACAACCGGTCCGAATTTCCGGGCCACGACCACTTCCTCAATCTGAAAGATTGGATCAGCCGGGCCTTCTACAATTCGGAGGCGGGTCTGAAGGAACTGGGATGGAGCGAAGACGCCATGTCCGGATCCTTCCCCGGTTGTCCGCATCCCGAGGGCTTTCACAAGTGA
- a CDS encoding glucarate dehydratase has translation MTMVDHLDGSWSRRRWMAAAAGVTGLASAEDMALSFSPAASGVKRSGRPRSDGPRSRMKIGSFEATLVASPDYALLNSWNVHDTHFQRSILELETTDGYTGVAEIGGAAFQALQAARDTVLGRDPFEIEFFRRRLSHRSEFAPRHNAETLAAVEIACLDLIGKVIDRPVVDLIGGPFRDEAPFSAYNFFVLPEEGGPDVTTPEAMAQQFLDFHRDHGFTTCKFKGGVLKPELEIEALTRIREAMPQAKLRIDPNASWSVDTSVRAARRLEPLGMEYLEDPTRGQEGMAEVRRQTSIPLATNMCVTRMEHIRPGYDRGAIDIVLLDPHYMGGLNNVRHWASTCEALGWGCSGHSNNYLGISMATQVHMVCAISHITYDVDSHYPWTTQDIIRGGMLRFRDGKMALPPGPGLGVEIDPDKKALLAENVSRTRARHDLLHQWDPRYPKDRHGVRW, from the coding sequence ATGACGATGGTCGACCACCTGGACGGGTCCTGGAGCCGGAGGCGTTGGATGGCCGCTGCGGCGGGCGTGACGGGACTGGCCAGTGCCGAGGACATGGCCCTGTCCTTTTCGCCGGCGGCCTCCGGTGTCAAGCGAAGCGGCCGGCCCCGGTCCGACGGCCCCCGGAGCCGGATGAAGATCGGCTCCTTCGAGGCCACGCTGGTGGCGTCTCCCGACTACGCGCTGCTGAATTCCTGGAACGTCCACGACACTCACTTCCAACGCTCGATCCTGGAATTGGAGACCACCGACGGCTACACCGGAGTCGCCGAAATCGGGGGCGCGGCATTTCAGGCTCTCCAAGCGGCGCGCGACACCGTGCTGGGACGAGACCCCTTCGAGATCGAATTTTTCCGCCGCAGGCTCTCCCACCGCTCCGAGTTCGCGCCGAGGCACAACGCCGAAACCCTGGCCGCGGTGGAAATCGCGTGCCTGGACTTGATCGGAAAGGTGATCGACCGGCCGGTCGTCGATCTGATCGGCGGCCCCTTCCGGGATGAGGCTCCCTTTTCGGCCTACAACTTCTTCGTCCTTCCGGAGGAGGGCGGACCGGACGTCACGACTCCCGAAGCCATGGCGCAGCAATTCCTGGATTTCCACCGGGACCACGGGTTCACGACCTGCAAGTTCAAGGGGGGCGTACTGAAGCCGGAGTTGGAGATCGAAGCCTTGACGCGCATCCGCGAGGCCATGCCGCAAGCCAAGCTTCGGATCGACCCGAACGCGTCGTGGAGCGTGGACACCTCGGTCAGAGCCGCCCGCCGGTTGGAGCCGCTGGGGATGGAATACCTGGAGGATCCCACGCGGGGACAGGAAGGCATGGCCGAGGTCCGCAGGCAGACATCCATTCCCCTGGCCACCAACATGTGCGTCACCCGCATGGAGCACATCCGCCCCGGGTACGACCGGGGAGCCATCGACATCGTGTTGCTGGATCCCCACTACATGGGCGGGCTCAACAACGTCCGGCACTGGGCGTCAACGTGCGAGGCTCTGGGATGGGGATGCTCCGGCCACAGCAACAACTACCTGGGCATCTCCATGGCCACCCAGGTCCACATGGTCTGCGCCATCTCCCACATCACCTACGACGTGGACTCGCATTATCCTTGGACCACTCAGGACATTATCCGGGGCGGAATGCTCCGGTTCCGGGACGGCAAGATGGCCCTCCCCCCAGGACCCGGCCTCGGCGTCGAGATCGACCCGGACAAGAAGGCCTTGCTGGCCGAGAACGTGTCACGCACCCGGGCCCGGCACGATCTGCTCCATCAATGGGACCCCCGATACCCCAAGGATCGTCATGGCGTCCGCTGGTAG
- a CDS encoding GMC family oxidoreductase, which produces MSSALLQDPHSEFFDVAVVGSGATGGWAAKVLSEASLKVVLLEAGRKVSPREFTEHMPAYKLEYRNHSPELARTRPIQKACYACTEYNYDWFVNDLENPYTTPKDKPFTWQRLRIVGGRSMVWGRQSYRLSDLDLKASSHDGYGDDWPLAYRELVPYYDRVEKYVGISGQAEGQPQLPDGQFLPPMAMTCGERLLRSRARDKFGRTLTIGRTAVLTQPLNGRAACHYCGPCERGCVTASYFNSPATTVADALTSGNCTLLTDAIVSHVDMDPSSNRARGVTYVHRHRRRTYQVRSRAVILCAQALESTRILFNSATRNHPEGLGNSSGLLGKYLMDHVVGAGAAGELPQFPVRKRASDPRRPNGIYMIRFRNLAGEKRHPRFIRGYGFQGGSSPSFRFDAEGFGASYKAAVKEGFYMIRLSGFGESLARLDNYCEIDPEKKDAWGIPALRIQMTHGPNEMAMMEDAAATAAEMLESTGARNIKVNARTAMPGMAIHEVGTARMGHDPAKSVLNPYNQCHDIDNLLVTDGSCFVSAGCQNPTLTMMALTVRACDHLLERFRRNEV; this is translated from the coding sequence GTGAGCTCCGCCCTGCTCCAGGATCCCCACAGCGAGTTCTTCGACGTGGCCGTGGTGGGGTCGGGCGCCACCGGAGGCTGGGCGGCCAAGGTTCTCTCGGAGGCCAGCCTGAAAGTGGTCCTGCTGGAGGCTGGCCGCAAGGTCTCTCCCCGGGAATTCACCGAACACATGCCCGCCTACAAGCTGGAGTATCGGAACCACTCGCCGGAACTGGCGCGTACGCGTCCCATTCAGAAGGCCTGCTACGCCTGCACCGAGTACAACTACGACTGGTTCGTCAACGATTTGGAGAATCCTTACACCACGCCGAAGGACAAGCCGTTCACCTGGCAGCGCCTGCGAATCGTCGGGGGAAGGAGCATGGTCTGGGGGCGGCAGAGCTATCGTCTCAGCGACCTGGACCTGAAGGCGTCCAGCCACGACGGTTACGGCGACGACTGGCCCCTCGCCTACCGGGAGTTGGTTCCCTATTACGACCGGGTCGAGAAGTACGTCGGCATCAGCGGACAGGCCGAGGGACAGCCGCAATTGCCTGACGGGCAGTTTCTACCCCCCATGGCCATGACCTGCGGAGAACGGCTGCTCCGGAGCCGGGCGCGGGACAAATTCGGCCGCACCCTCACCATCGGGCGGACCGCAGTCCTGACGCAGCCGCTCAACGGACGGGCGGCCTGCCACTATTGCGGTCCCTGCGAAAGGGGCTGTGTGACCGCTTCCTACTTCAACAGCCCGGCCACCACCGTGGCCGACGCCCTGACGAGCGGCAACTGCACGCTCCTCACCGACGCCATCGTCAGCCATGTGGATATGGATCCCTCCAGCAACCGGGCCCGGGGAGTCACCTACGTTCACCGTCACCGGCGCCGGACCTACCAGGTGCGGAGCCGGGCGGTGATTCTGTGCGCCCAGGCTCTGGAGTCGACCCGGATCCTCTTCAACTCGGCGACTCGGAACCACCCCGAGGGTCTCGGCAATTCCAGCGGACTCCTGGGGAAGTACCTCATGGACCACGTGGTGGGTGCCGGAGCGGCGGGCGAGCTGCCCCAGTTCCCGGTCCGGAAGCGGGCGTCGGATCCGCGGCGTCCCAATGGGATCTACATGATCCGGTTCCGGAATCTGGCGGGAGAGAAGAGGCATCCCCGGTTCATCCGGGGCTACGGTTTCCAGGGGGGCAGCTCACCCAGCTTCCGGTTCGACGCCGAAGGCTTCGGAGCGTCCTACAAGGCCGCGGTCAAGGAGGGCTTTTACATGATCCGGCTGAGCGGGTTCGGAGAATCCCTGGCCCGGCTGGACAACTACTGCGAGATCGACCCGGAGAAGAAGGACGCCTGGGGGATCCCGGCCCTCAGGATCCAAATGACCCATGGCCCCAACGAGATGGCCATGATGGAGGACGCCGCCGCTACGGCGGCCGAAATGTTGGAGTCGACCGGGGCACGCAACATCAAGGTCAATGCCCGGACGGCCATGCCCGGCATGGCGATTCACGAAGTGGGGACGGCCCGGATGGGCCACGACCCCGCCAAGTCGGTACTGAACCCCTACAACCAGTGCCACGACATCGACAACCTCCTGGTCACCGATGGCTCCTGTTTCGTGAGCGCCGGTTGCCAGAATCCCACCCTGACCATGATGGCCCTCACGGTCCGGGCCTGCGATCATCTGTTGGAACGGTTCCGCAGGAACGAGGTCTGA
- a CDS encoding fibronectin type III domain-containing protein, giving the protein MNRQKQETRPVQEGCRRKISGHWKPRVLLTMLAALLLGPGPSAVAQSRDEFAYWDGNGNGDLTCSEALNRDEGLRLPAYKDNRDGTGIIYEWLERQRSSDTDNDDIACDSSSNPRGYIPKKRTDDPHPTGCPPDAETWRGLKVCAERSRDGYDRDDYGSGYTSLEDDIITALPATMKKDGQVYTPYSCIAFDITAAGTAATDIEHIVALAEAHDSGIADERRRGIASDLDNLTIADPTVNRSKKSDRDAAEWMPARHRAWFAARVIAVKQEYELSVDPAERDALETLLAGGEAELNCVGAASVPGAPVGLMAVAGNGSITLSWNTAADGGSSILRYEYRFRAGGGNSSFSRWTEVSGGSSATRVTISGLTNGIEYAFQVRAVNDIGDGEPSMVNQTPGAVPGTPSLSARGGNGAVTLRWNEPANDGGYPILNYDVRYRESGAGWGTWMEVEGGATARSITITGLTNGTTYEFQVRAVNSKGAGAEATTESTPMPGLDFAHFANGASITSDLVLVNVGAAPIRPTIYFYNKQGHLIPGKSIVDVTGDLGRQHDGAISVRTKMDPLGELTISTHGQGELVTGSVRVEADGPIGGVLRFDIPEIGVAGVGASQPVRDAIFPARRKEGGINTGAAIRNLVDDPVVVSCQLIQDGTELEVVDISLDGNGQTAKFIHELFTKTDTSDFVGSVRCTAPNDEMFTGVALEMDPDNRIFTTLPLVPVATEERAASLDFAHFANGESITSEVVLVNVSREDATPTLSFFDPKGNTIAGDSVVNLTGDLALTDEGALTIRTKIKPLGERTISTTGEGTLRIGSVRVVSDGPLGGVLRFNAPAIGVAGVGASQSVPAAVFPARRQGGGINTGAAIRNLEPDPMTLTCQLMRKGAVLEEIEIPLPGNGQVAKFIDEIFETDTSDFVGVVRCSAPDEGRFTGVALEMDPGNRIFTTLPVIPVSR; this is encoded by the coding sequence GGCAACGGGGACCTGACCTGCTCCGAAGCATTGAATCGCGATGAGGGGCTGCGATTACCAGCATACAAGGACAACCGTGACGGCACCGGGATCATCTACGAGTGGCTTGAACGGCAGCGGTCGAGCGACACGGACAACGACGACATCGCCTGTGACTCATCCTCGAACCCCAGAGGGTACATTCCAAAAAAACGAACCGATGACCCGCACCCCACGGGGTGCCCGCCGGATGCAGAAACTTGGCGTGGGCTGAAGGTCTGCGCGGAGCGGTCACGCGACGGCTACGATCGCGATGACTACGGATCGGGATACACAAGTCTGGAGGACGACATCATCACGGCGCTGCCGGCGACCATGAAGAAAGATGGGCAAGTCTATACGCCGTATTCCTGCATTGCGTTCGACATTACAGCGGCGGGGACCGCTGCAACGGACATCGAGCACATCGTCGCTCTCGCGGAGGCCCACGACAGCGGGATCGCCGACGAAAGGCGCCGGGGCATCGCGAGCGACCTCGACAACCTTACGATCGCAGACCCGACGGTGAACCGGTCGAAAAAGAGTGACCGGGATGCCGCCGAGTGGATGCCGGCCCGACACCGCGCCTGGTTCGCAGCTCGCGTGATCGCCGTGAAGCAAGAATACGAGTTGAGCGTTGACCCGGCGGAGCGTGATGCGCTTGAGACGCTCCTCGCTGGCGGTGAGGCCGAGCTGAACTGCGTGGGCGCGGCTTCTGTTCCTGGTGCACCGGTGGGACTGATGGCCGTAGCGGGTAACGGAAGCATCACCTTGAGCTGGAATACAGCGGCCGACGGTGGCTCCAGCATCCTCCGCTACGAGTACCGCTTTAGGGCCGGCGGCGGAAATAGCAGTTTCAGCCGATGGACGGAAGTCTCTGGAGGATCGAGCGCAACCAGAGTGACCATCTCCGGTCTGACCAACGGGATCGAGTATGCCTTTCAAGTGCGGGCCGTGAACGACATCGGTGATGGTGAGCCGTCCATGGTCAACCAGACGCCAGGTGCGGTTCCGGGAACCCCGTCATTGTCTGCCCGAGGCGGCAATGGGGCCGTGACACTCCGGTGGAATGAGCCGGCGAACGACGGTGGTTACCCGATCCTCAACTACGATGTCCGCTATCGCGAGTCGGGTGCCGGCTGGGGCACCTGGATGGAAGTCGAGGGCGGCGCCACTGCGCGCAGCATAACCATCACGGGTTTGACCAATGGGACGACCTATGAGTTTCAGGTCAGAGCAGTAAACAGCAAGGGCGCTGGCGCTGAGGCCACGACGGAGTCTACGCCCATGCCGGGTTTGGATTTCGCCCACTTCGCCAACGGGGCTTCCATCACCTCCGACTTGGTGTTGGTGAATGTGGGGGCTGCGCCGATCCGGCCCACTATCTACTTCTACAACAAACAGGGACATCTCATTCCCGGAAAGTCGATTGTGGATGTCACGGGAGACTTGGGGAGACAACATGACGGAGCCATTTCCGTCCGAACCAAGATGGACCCCTTGGGGGAGCTGACGATATCGACCCACGGTCAAGGGGAGTTGGTGACTGGGTCCGTGAGGGTGGAGGCGGACGGTCCCATCGGTGGGGTCCTGCGCTTTGACATTCCGGAGATTGGGGTTGCCGGGGTAGGCGCCAGCCAACCTGTCCGGGACGCCATTTTCCCAGCGCGCCGCAAGGAGGGCGGTATCAACACCGGCGCGGCAATCCGGAACCTGGTAGACGACCCGGTCGTAGTGAGTTGCCAATTGATACAAGACGGCACGGAATTGGAGGTAGTGGACATTTCTCTGGACGGCAACGGGCAGACGGCCAAGTTCATCCATGAGTTGTTCACCAAGACCGATACATCAGATTTCGTGGGCTCGGTTCGTTGCACTGCTCCGAACGATGAAATGTTCACCGGAGTGGCCCTGGAGATGGATCCCGACAATCGGATCTTCACCACGTTACCCCTCGTGCCTGTGGCGACCGAAGAAAGGGCGGCGAGCCTGGACTTTGCGCACTTCGCCAACGGAGAATCCATTACTTCCGAGGTGGTGCTGGTGAACGTGTCCCGTGAGGACGCCACCCCGACCCTCTCCTTCTTCGATCCCAAGGGCAATACCATCGCCGGCGACTCAGTGGTGAACTTGACAGGGGATCTGGCGCTCACAGACGAAGGGGCTTTGACCATCAGGACGAAGATCAAGCCCCTGGGCGAGCGAACGATATCAACCACTGGGGAAGGGACGTTGAGGATTGGATCGGTACGAGTGGTTTCTGACGGCCCGCTCGGTGGGGTCCTGCGCTTCAATGCTCCGGCCATCGGTGTGGCGGGAGTCGGCGCCAGCCAATCAGTCCCAGCTGCCGTCTTTCCAGCTCGCCGCCAAGGAGGAGGAATCAATACCGGCGCGGCCATCCGCAACCTGGAACCGGACCCGATGACACTGACCTGCCAGTTGATGCGAAAGGGTGCCGTGCTGGAAGAGATAGAGATCCCATTGCCAGGCAACGGTCAAGTAGCCAAGTTCATTGATGAGATATTCGAGACTGATACGTCTGACTTCGTGGGAGTGGTGCGCTGCAGTGCCCCGGACGAGGGGCGGTTCACCGGAGTTGCATTGGAAATGGATCCCGGCAACCGGATCTTTACGACCTTGCCGGTGATCCCGGTGTCGCGATGA